One Rhipicephalus microplus isolate Deutch F79 unplaced genomic scaffold, USDA_Rmic scaffold_43, whole genome shotgun sequence genomic region harbors:
- the LOC142787058 gene encoding uncharacterized protein LOC142787058 yields the protein MFTFKSLRSDFGQEAALLAKRYVNVARGVTTYRNHLDFTRTCRERNVIPRSLQLKRLVYTAEGNKIIAQAERRLLNARIHECHSVIKKKELDLVFLRRQLQHRLPDIFPSLEEFARNVAATTAQKQQATHKSKLATLQGEKHHYSPDNENFVVNLSSKQLSPTEHSVLAKGHNFNTTTTRPSLPKIIAATEEGIRRLDSGIRENVRIKAIGVLSKIGKRSEHNLSREECKAIHALRNDDKVVILPADKGGTQWSCSTGRHTTTKCETCWTVRPTKS from the coding sequence atgtttacgtttaagtcATTACGCAGTGACTTCGGTCAGGAAGCAGCGCTCCTCGCAAAGCGGTACGTGAACGTAGCACGCGGCGTCACGACCTACCGCAACCATCTCGACTTCACGAGGACCTGTCGGGAGAGGAACGTGATACCACGAAGCCTTCAGCTCAAGCGCCTGGTGTACACGGCGGAGGGCAACAAGATCATCGCACAAGCTGAACGGCGGCTACTAAACGCCCGAATTCATGAGTGCCACAGCGTCATCAAGAAGAAGGAATTAGACCTGGTCTTTCTACGACGGCAACTTCAACATCGACTGCCCGACATCTTTCCGTCACTGGAGGAGTTCGCACGAAATGTGGCTGCAACAACAGCGCAGAAACAACAAGCGACCCACAAAAGTAAGCTTGCGACGCTTCAAGGCGAAAAACACCACTACAGTCCTGACAACGAGAATTTCGTCGTCAATCTGTCCTCCAAACAACTCTCCCCGACAGAGCACAGCGTGCTGGCAAAGGGACACAACTTCAACACGACCACGACACGTCCGTCACTGCCGAAGATCATCGCGGCTACGGAGGAAGGCATAAGGCGACTCGACAGCGGCATTCGGGAGAACGTGCGTATCAAGGCTATCGGCGTACTATCAAAAATAGGAAAGCGCAGTGAGCACAACCTGTCGAGAGAGGAGTGTAAGGCGATCCATGCGCTCCGAAATGATGATAAGGTTGTCATCCTCCCGGCCGACAAAGGGGGAACGCAGTGGTCCTGCTCGACAGGGAGGCATACAACGACAAAGTGCGAGACATGCTGGACAGTCCGGCCTACGAAGAGCTGA